One Betta splendens chromosome 8, fBetSpl5.4, whole genome shotgun sequence DNA segment encodes these proteins:
- the gna13b gene encoding guanine nucleotide-binding protein subunit alpha-13b has translation MADFLPSRSVLSVCLLNCLLSSGEAEQLRKSKEIDKSIRRDKKYVNRLVKILLLGAGESGKSTFLKQMRIIHGQDFDQKAKEEFRATIFSNVIKGIRVLVDAREKLHIPWGDPSNQRHGDVMMAIDTRSAMANGHGMGEAKVFQHYVPSIRSLWADRGIQDAYDRRREFQLGESVKYFLDNLEKLEQSDYLPSQQDILLARKPTKGIHEYDFEIRNVPFKMVDVGGQRSERRRWFECFDSVTSILFLVSSSEYDQVLMEDRQTNRLSESLNIFETIVNNRVFSKVSIILFLNKTDLLEDKVKRVSIRDYFPEFLGEPSSLADVQHFLVECFRKKRREQQQKSQQKPLYHHFTTAINTENIRLVFRDVKDTILHDNLKQLILE, from the exons ATGGCGGATTTCCTGCCGTCTCGCTCCGTTTTATCTGTATGTTTACTTAACTGTCTTCTCTCGAGCGGCGAAGCAGAGCAGCTGCGGAAATCTAAAGAAATAGATAAGTCCATTAGACGCGATAAGAAGTACGTGAATCGGCTCGTGAAGATCCTGCTCCTGGGAGCGGGAGAGAGCGGCAAGTCTACGTTTCTCAAGCAGATGCGCATTATTCACGGGCAGGACTTCGACCAAAAGGCCAAGGAAGAGTTCAGAGCCACGATCTTCAGTAACGTAATAAAAG GCATTCGAGTGCTAGTGGACGCTCGAGAGAAGCTCCACATCCCCTGGGGCGACCCCTCCAATCAGCGGCACGGAGACGTGATGATGGCGATCGACACCCGCTCGGCGATGGCCAACGGGCACGGCATGGGGGAGGCCAAGGTTTTCCAGCACTACGTGCCGTCCATTCGCTCCCTGTGGGCCGACCGGGGCATTCAGGACGCGTACGACCGCCGCAGAGAGTTTCAGCTG GGGGAGTCAGTCAAGTATTTCCTGGACAATCTGGAAAAGCTTGAACAGTCT GACTACCTTCCCAGCCAGCAGGACATCCTCTTGGCCCGAAAACCCACGAAGGGCATCCACGAATACGACTTTGAAATCAGGAACGTGCCTTTCAAGATGGTGGACGTGGGCGGTCAGCGCTCCGAGAGGCGGCGCTGGTTCGAGTGCTTCGACTCCGTCACTtccatcctcttcctcgtctcgtCCTCTGAATATGACCAG GTTCTGATGGAGGACCGGCAGACCAACCGTCTGAGCGAGTCCCTCAACATCTTTGAGACCATTGTCAACAACCGGGTTTTCAGCAAAGTGTCCATCATCCTGTTCCTCAACAAAACCGACCTGCTAGAGGACAAAGTCAAGCGCGTGTCCATCAGAGACTACTTCCCCGAGTTCCTGGGTGAGCCCAGCAGCCTGGCAGACGTGCAGCACTTCCTGGTGGAATGCTTTCGCAAAAAGCGCcgcgagcagcagcagaagtcgCAGCAGAAGCCGCTGTACCACCACTTCACCACGGCCATCAACACCGAGAACATCCGGCTGGTGTTCCGCGACGTGAAAGACACGATTCTTCATGACAACCTCAAGCAGCTGATACTGGAGTGA
- the glyr1 gene encoding cytokine-like nuclear factor N-PAC isoform X2: MATLHLRIGDLVWGKLGRYPPWPGKIVSPPKDLKKPRGKKCHFVKFFGTEDHAWIKVEQLKPYHAHKDEMIKINKGKRFQQAVDAVEDFLKKAKGKEQNADGKGDSKGKKTPHKPLKILEEDDEDLSALKDPSEKDLTDSDPEPSTAERLGTGPGSGFKWESSSVKDDPHFHHFLLSQSEKPGSSMEPISKRLKIIEEDTGSTSIQAADSTAINGSITPTDKRIGFLGLGLMGSGIVSNLLKMGHVVTVWNRTAEKCDLFIQEGARLGRTPAEVASMCDITFSCVSDPKAARDLVLGPSGVLQGIRPGKCYIEMSTVDPETITELSQVITSRGGRFLEAPVAGSQQVSNDGMLVILAAGDRSVYEDCSSCFQAMGKTSFFLGEAGNAARMMLILNMVQGSFMATIAEGLTLAQATGQSQQTFLDILCQGQMASTFVDQKCQNILQGNFKPDYYLKHIQKDLRLAISMGDMANHPTPMAAAANEVYKRAKALDQSDNDISAVYRAYIH; encoded by the exons ATGGCGACGCTGCATCTGCGGATCGGGGACCTGGTTTG GGGGAAGCTGGGCCGCTACCCACCATGGCCAGGAAAG ATCGTGAGTCCACCCAAGGACCTAAAAAAGCCCAGGGGCAAGAAATGCCACTTCGTCAAGTTCTTTGGAACGGAAGACCA CGCCTGGATTAAGGTGGAACAGTTGAAGCCCTATCATGCCCACAAAGACGAGatgatcaaaataaataaagggaAGCGCTTCCAGCAGGCGGTGGATGCGGTGGAAGACTTCCTGAAGAAGGCCAAGGGGAAGGAGCAG AATGCTGATGGCAAAGGAGACTCCAAAGGCAAGAAGACGCCCCACAAGCCCCTGAAGATactggaggaggatgatgaggacCTGAGCGCCCTAAAGGACCCCTCAGAGAAG GATCTGACTGATTCTGACCCAGAGCCGTCCACGGCTGAGAGGCTCGGAACTGGACCTGGCTCGGGATTCAAATGGGAAAGCAGT TCTGTGAAGGACGACCCTCATTTCCATCACTTTCTCCTCAGCCAGTCTGAGAAG CCGGGTTCATCGATGGAACCGATCAGTAAGCGGCTGAAGATCATAGAGGAG GACACGGGATCCACATCTATACAAGCAGCAGACAGCACCGCCATCAATGGCAGCATCACACCCACAGATAAAAG GATAGGCTTCCTGGGTCTGGGGCTGATGGGTAGTGGCATAGTTTCCAACCTGCTAAAAATGGGCCATGTTGTCACCGTGTGGAATCGTACAGCAGAAAAG TGTGACCTGTTCATCCAGGAGGGTGCCAGGTTGGGCAGGACTCCTGCAGAGGTGGCCTCCATGTGTGACATCACCTTCTCCTGTGTCTCTGACCCAAAGGCTGCCAGAGAT TTGGTGTTGGGACCAAGTGGAGTGTTGCAGGGAATCAGACCCGGCAAATGCTACATAGAGATGTCCACTGTGGACCCAGAGACCATCACAGAGCTCTCACAG GTGATCACGTCACGGGGCGGCCGCTTCCTGGAAGCTCCCGTGGCAGGAAGCCAGCAGGTCTCCAACGACGGGATGCTGGTGATTCTAGCGGCTGGTGACAGAAGCGTGTACGaggactgcagcagctgtttccagGCCATGGGCAAGACGTCGTTCTTCCTGG gGGAAGCAGGAAACGCAGCGCGGATGATGCTGATCCTCAACATGGTTCAGGGTAGTTTCATGGCCACCATAGCAGAGGGGCTGACTCTGGCCCAGGCCACTGGCCAGTCACAGCAGACCTTCCTGGACATTCTTTGCCAAGGCCAGATGGCCAGCACCTTCGTAGACCAGAAATGCCAAA aTATTTTACAGGGCAACTTTAAGCCAGACTACTATTTGAAACACATTCAGAAGGATCTCCGATTAGCCATCTCCATGGGGGACATGGCCAACCATCCGACCCCGATGGCTGCAGCCGCCAATGAG GTGTACAAGAGGGCCAAGGCACTGGACCAGTCAGATAATGATATCTCTGCAGTCTACAGAGCCTACATTCACTAG
- the glyr1 gene encoding cytokine-like nuclear factor N-PAC isoform X1 — MLHRRKLRRHVIRGGKLGRYPPWPGKIVSPPKDLKKPRGKKCHFVKFFGTEDHAWIKVEQLKPYHAHKDEMIKINKGKRFQQAVDAVEDFLKKAKGKEQNADGKGDSKGKKTPHKPLKILEEDDEDLSALKDPSEKDLTDSDPEPSTAERLGTGPGSGFKWESSSVKDDPHFHHFLLSQSEKPGSSMEPISKRLKIIEEDTGSTSIQAADSTAINGSITPTDKRIGFLGLGLMGSGIVSNLLKMGHVVTVWNRTAEKCDLFIQEGARLGRTPAEVASMCDITFSCVSDPKAARDLVLGPSGVLQGIRPGKCYIEMSTVDPETITELSQVITSRGGRFLEAPVAGSQQVSNDGMLVILAAGDRSVYEDCSSCFQAMGKTSFFLGEAGNAARMMLILNMVQGSFMATIAEGLTLAQATGQSQQTFLDILCQGQMASTFVDQKCQNILQGNFKPDYYLKHIQKDLRLAISMGDMANHPTPMAAAANEVYKRAKALDQSDNDISAVYRAYIH, encoded by the exons ATGTTGCATCGGAGGAAGCTTCGTCGACATGTGATTCgtgg GGGGAAGCTGGGCCGCTACCCACCATGGCCAGGAAAG ATCGTGAGTCCACCCAAGGACCTAAAAAAGCCCAGGGGCAAGAAATGCCACTTCGTCAAGTTCTTTGGAACGGAAGACCA CGCCTGGATTAAGGTGGAACAGTTGAAGCCCTATCATGCCCACAAAGACGAGatgatcaaaataaataaagggaAGCGCTTCCAGCAGGCGGTGGATGCGGTGGAAGACTTCCTGAAGAAGGCCAAGGGGAAGGAGCAG AATGCTGATGGCAAAGGAGACTCCAAAGGCAAGAAGACGCCCCACAAGCCCCTGAAGATactggaggaggatgatgaggacCTGAGCGCCCTAAAGGACCCCTCAGAGAAG GATCTGACTGATTCTGACCCAGAGCCGTCCACGGCTGAGAGGCTCGGAACTGGACCTGGCTCGGGATTCAAATGGGAAAGCAGT TCTGTGAAGGACGACCCTCATTTCCATCACTTTCTCCTCAGCCAGTCTGAGAAG CCGGGTTCATCGATGGAACCGATCAGTAAGCGGCTGAAGATCATAGAGGAG GACACGGGATCCACATCTATACAAGCAGCAGACAGCACCGCCATCAATGGCAGCATCACACCCACAGATAAAAG GATAGGCTTCCTGGGTCTGGGGCTGATGGGTAGTGGCATAGTTTCCAACCTGCTAAAAATGGGCCATGTTGTCACCGTGTGGAATCGTACAGCAGAAAAG TGTGACCTGTTCATCCAGGAGGGTGCCAGGTTGGGCAGGACTCCTGCAGAGGTGGCCTCCATGTGTGACATCACCTTCTCCTGTGTCTCTGACCCAAAGGCTGCCAGAGAT TTGGTGTTGGGACCAAGTGGAGTGTTGCAGGGAATCAGACCCGGCAAATGCTACATAGAGATGTCCACTGTGGACCCAGAGACCATCACAGAGCTCTCACAG GTGATCACGTCACGGGGCGGCCGCTTCCTGGAAGCTCCCGTGGCAGGAAGCCAGCAGGTCTCCAACGACGGGATGCTGGTGATTCTAGCGGCTGGTGACAGAAGCGTGTACGaggactgcagcagctgtttccagGCCATGGGCAAGACGTCGTTCTTCCTGG gGGAAGCAGGAAACGCAGCGCGGATGATGCTGATCCTCAACATGGTTCAGGGTAGTTTCATGGCCACCATAGCAGAGGGGCTGACTCTGGCCCAGGCCACTGGCCAGTCACAGCAGACCTTCCTGGACATTCTTTGCCAAGGCCAGATGGCCAGCACCTTCGTAGACCAGAAATGCCAAA aTATTTTACAGGGCAACTTTAAGCCAGACTACTATTTGAAACACATTCAGAAGGATCTCCGATTAGCCATCTCCATGGGGGACATGGCCAACCATCCGACCCCGATGGCTGCAGCCGCCAATGAG GTGTACAAGAGGGCCAAGGCACTGGACCAGTCAGATAATGATATCTCTGCAGTCTACAGAGCCTACATTCACTAG
- the glyr1 gene encoding cytokine-like nuclear factor N-PAC isoform X3 — MLHRRKLRRHVIRGGKLGRYPPWPGKIVSPPKDLKKPRGKKCHFVKFFGTEDHAWIKVEQLKPYHAHKDEMIKINKGKRFQQAVDAVEDFLKKAKGKEQNADGKGDSKGKKTPHKPLKILEEDDEDLSALKDPSEKDLTDSDPEPSTAERLGTGPGSGFKWESSPGSSMEPISKRLKIIEEDTGSTSIQAADSTAINGSITPTDKRIGFLGLGLMGSGIVSNLLKMGHVVTVWNRTAEKCDLFIQEGARLGRTPAEVASMCDITFSCVSDPKAARDLVLGPSGVLQGIRPGKCYIEMSTVDPETITELSQVITSRGGRFLEAPVAGSQQVSNDGMLVILAAGDRSVYEDCSSCFQAMGKTSFFLGEAGNAARMMLILNMVQGSFMATIAEGLTLAQATGQSQQTFLDILCQGQMASTFVDQKCQNILQGNFKPDYYLKHIQKDLRLAISMGDMANHPTPMAAAANEVYKRAKALDQSDNDISAVYRAYIH; from the exons ATGTTGCATCGGAGGAAGCTTCGTCGACATGTGATTCgtgg GGGGAAGCTGGGCCGCTACCCACCATGGCCAGGAAAG ATCGTGAGTCCACCCAAGGACCTAAAAAAGCCCAGGGGCAAGAAATGCCACTTCGTCAAGTTCTTTGGAACGGAAGACCA CGCCTGGATTAAGGTGGAACAGTTGAAGCCCTATCATGCCCACAAAGACGAGatgatcaaaataaataaagggaAGCGCTTCCAGCAGGCGGTGGATGCGGTGGAAGACTTCCTGAAGAAGGCCAAGGGGAAGGAGCAG AATGCTGATGGCAAAGGAGACTCCAAAGGCAAGAAGACGCCCCACAAGCCCCTGAAGATactggaggaggatgatgaggacCTGAGCGCCCTAAAGGACCCCTCAGAGAAG GATCTGACTGATTCTGACCCAGAGCCGTCCACGGCTGAGAGGCTCGGAACTGGACCTGGCTCGGGATTCAAATGGGAAAGCAGT CCGGGTTCATCGATGGAACCGATCAGTAAGCGGCTGAAGATCATAGAGGAG GACACGGGATCCACATCTATACAAGCAGCAGACAGCACCGCCATCAATGGCAGCATCACACCCACAGATAAAAG GATAGGCTTCCTGGGTCTGGGGCTGATGGGTAGTGGCATAGTTTCCAACCTGCTAAAAATGGGCCATGTTGTCACCGTGTGGAATCGTACAGCAGAAAAG TGTGACCTGTTCATCCAGGAGGGTGCCAGGTTGGGCAGGACTCCTGCAGAGGTGGCCTCCATGTGTGACATCACCTTCTCCTGTGTCTCTGACCCAAAGGCTGCCAGAGAT TTGGTGTTGGGACCAAGTGGAGTGTTGCAGGGAATCAGACCCGGCAAATGCTACATAGAGATGTCCACTGTGGACCCAGAGACCATCACAGAGCTCTCACAG GTGATCACGTCACGGGGCGGCCGCTTCCTGGAAGCTCCCGTGGCAGGAAGCCAGCAGGTCTCCAACGACGGGATGCTGGTGATTCTAGCGGCTGGTGACAGAAGCGTGTACGaggactgcagcagctgtttccagGCCATGGGCAAGACGTCGTTCTTCCTGG gGGAAGCAGGAAACGCAGCGCGGATGATGCTGATCCTCAACATGGTTCAGGGTAGTTTCATGGCCACCATAGCAGAGGGGCTGACTCTGGCCCAGGCCACTGGCCAGTCACAGCAGACCTTCCTGGACATTCTTTGCCAAGGCCAGATGGCCAGCACCTTCGTAGACCAGAAATGCCAAA aTATTTTACAGGGCAACTTTAAGCCAGACTACTATTTGAAACACATTCAGAAGGATCTCCGATTAGCCATCTCCATGGGGGACATGGCCAACCATCCGACCCCGATGGCTGCAGCCGCCAATGAG GTGTACAAGAGGGCCAAGGCACTGGACCAGTCAGATAATGATATCTCTGCAGTCTACAGAGCCTACATTCACTAG
- the rogdi gene encoding protein rogdi homolog — translation MLNPQKSLSELSKMSAANQVERAVLKDEFNWLLKEEVHAVLKQLQDVLKEASRRFSMPTPGLESQLKQENFILGSSTMDQVKGVLALQGEALTQADINLKVARSSQTLHFQFREDKQWKLQQIQDARNHVNQALQLLNSRDESYCFKTGAEVNKLMDAVMLQLTRARNRLTTPASMTLPELATSGLMKMFTPPMPGDMMVNFYINLSKLCLTVYQLHVLPPNTAKNFKPSGSSVLHSPGAMFELNNNRFEVSHVHKVECVVPWLNDTLVFFTISLQLCQQLKDKISIFSSFWNYRPY, via the exons ATGCTGAACCCCCAGAAGTCTCTGTCGGAGCTGTCGAAGATGTCCGCGGCCAATCAAGTGGAGAGAGCGGTGCTG AAAGATGAATTCAACTGGCTGCTGAAAGAAGAAGTTCACGCTGTTctgaagcagctccaggacGTCCTTAAG GAGGCGTCCCGCCGGTTCTCCATGCCGACACCAGGCCTAGAGAGCCAGCTCAAACAGGAGAACTTCATCCTCGGCAGCTCAAC CATGGACCAGGTGAAGGGGGTGCTGGCTCTGCAGGGAGAGGCTCTCACCCAGGCC GACATAAACCTGAAAGTGGCAAGGAGCAGCCAGACGCTGCACTTTCAGTTCCGGGAGGACAAGcagtggaagctgcagcag ATCCAGGACGCCAGGAACCACGTGAAccaggctctgcagctgctgaacagcCGGGACGAGAGCTACTGCTTCAAGACGGGAGCAGAGGTCAACAAG CTCATGGATGCAGTGATGCTCCAGCTGACGCGGGCACGGAACCGCCTCACGACCCCGGCCTCCATGACGCTGCCTGAGCTGGCCACCAGCGGTTTGATG AAAATGTTCACTCCTCCAATGCCTGGGGACATGATGGTGAACTTTTACATCAACCTGAGCAAACTGTGTCTGACCGTGTACCAGCTGCACGTGCTGCCTCCCAACACAGCCAAG AACTTCAAGCCGTCCGGAAGCTCGGTGTTGCACAGCCCTGGAGCCATGTT TGAACTCAACAACAACCGCTTTGAGGTGAGCCACGTCCATAAGGTGGAGTGTGTGGTGCCCTGGCTCAATGACACGCTGGTGTTCTTCACTATCTCGCTGCAGCTGTGTCAGCAGCTCAAGGACAAG ATCTCCATCTTCTCTAGCTTCTGGAACTACAGACCTTACTGA
- the zgc:86896 gene encoding actin-related protein 2/3 complex subunit 1A-A — protein MSLYSFGLDPLCCHAWNKDRTQIAISPNNNAVNVYEKKGGKDWVKIHELTEHSGRITGIDWAPESNRIVTCACDRNAYVWTLKDGAWKPTLVLVRINRAATCVKWSPMENKFALGSGARLISVCYFEKENDWWLSKHIKKPICSTVLSLDWHPNNILLAAGSADLHCRVFSTYIKDIEDKPGPTAWGSKMPFGEVLHEHKDCGGWVHSVSFSPSGDQLAWVAHNSSLTVVDAARGKEVTQLTTEHLPLLSVLHVSPTELVAAGHDCCPYQFSYKGPGALQLVKKLDVPKQSSKGSMSAMQHFLNLDKKATEEDDNELGTLHQNSITQLCVVSGSKDKVEKYSSVGLDGVMVIWSFKH, from the exons ATGTCGCTCTACAGCTTTGGCCTGGACCCGCTGTGCTGCCATGCCTGGAACAAGGACAGGACGC AGATTGCAATCAGTCCTAACAACAACGCGGTGAATGTCTATGAAAAGAAAGGAGGCAAAGACTGGGTGAAGATCCATGAGCTGACTGAGCACAGCGGTCGGATCACAG GAATCGACTGGGCCCCGGAGTCAAACCGCATCGTGACGTGCGCCTGCGACCGCAACGCGTACGTGTGGACCCTGAAGGACGGCGCCTGGAAGCCCACCCTGGTTCTGGTGCGGATCAACCGGGCCGCCACCTGCGTCAAATGGTCGCCGATGGAGAACAAGTTCGCCCTGGGCAGCGGAGCCCGACTCATCTCCGTGTGTTACTTTGAGAAGGAGAACGACTG GTGGCTGAGTAAACACATCAAGAAGCCCATCTGTTCTACGGTTCTGAGTCTGGACTGGCATCCAAACAACATCCTGCTGGCAGCCGGGTCTGCAGACCTTCACTGCAG GGTTTTCTCCACCTACATCAAGGACATCGAGGACAAACCCGGGCCCACGGCCTGGGGCTCCAAGATGCCCTTTGGGGAGGTGCTGCACGAGCACAAGGACTGCGGCGGCTGGGTGCACAGCGTCTCCTTCTCCCCCAGCGGAGACCAGCTGGCCTGGGTGGCCCACAACAGCAGCCTGACGGTGGTGGACGCGGCGCGTGGGAAGGA GGTGACCCAGCTGACCACGGAGCATCTGCCCCTGCTCAGCGTGCTGCACGTGAGCCCCACGGAGCTGGTTGCTGCG GGTCATGACTGCTGTCCTTACCAGTTTTCATATAAAGGTCCTGGAGCTCTGCAGTTGGTAAAGAAGCTGGATGTTCCCAAGCAGAGCTCCAAAGGCAGCATGTCAGCCATGCAACACTTCCTCAACCTGGACAAGAAGGCTACGGAGGAAGACGACAACGAGCTGGGCACCCTTCACCAGAACAGCATCAC GCAGTTGTGTGTAGTTTCTGGGTCGAAAGACAAAGTGGAGAAGTACAGCAGCGTGGGCCTGGACGGAGTCATGGTGATCTGGAGTTTTAAG CATTGA